In the genome of Raphanus sativus cultivar WK10039 chromosome 4, ASM80110v3, whole genome shotgun sequence, one region contains:
- the LOC108853802 gene encoding pentatricopeptide repeat-containing protein At2g30100, chloroplastic translates to MAYARTFASLTHLHQTFSPPMISLRRRRLHTAKPTSRVTCNLKFNHSSAAGGKLRSSSRSVELDRFITSEEEEEEIGDGFFEAIEELERMTREPSDVLEEMNHRLSSRELQLMLVYFAQEGRDSWCALEVFEWLKKEDRVDEEMMELMVSIMCGWVKKLVVEECGPGEVFELLVDMDCVGLKPGFSMVEKVIALYCEMGKKESAVLFVKEVLRRRDVVVGSEGRKGGPSGYLAWKMMVDGEYKKAVDLVVELRRSGLKPEAYSYLIAMTGVVKELNSLGKTLRELKRYTRAGLVAEIGDHDRLLIEKYQSELVSCGLELAAWAIQEGKDNESIVGAVHERLLAMYICAGRGPEAEKELWEMKFAGREPETDLHDIVMAICASQREGDAVSRLMTRVEFMGSEGKKKTLSWLLRGYVKGGHFEEASETLVTMIDSGLCPEYIDRVAVMQGMTRRIQRPGDVEVYMGLCKKLFDAGLVGPCLVYMYMDKYKMWIVKMM, encoded by the exons ATGGCTTATGCTCGCACCTTCGCTTCGTTGACCCATCTCCACCAAACCTTCTCGCCGCCGATGATATCTCTCCGACGAAGACGACTTCACACAGCAAAACCCACTTCACGAGTCACCTGCAACCTCAAGTTCAACCACTCCTCCGCCGCCGGCGGGAAGCTCCGATCATCATCCCGTTCCGTGGAGCTAGACCGATTCATCACaagcgaggaagaagaagaagagatcggAGACGGGTTCTTCGAGGCGATCGAGGAGCTGGAGAGGATGACGAGAGAGCCCTCGGACGTCCTCGAGGAGATGAACCACCGTCTCTCCTCGCGGGAGCTGCAGCTGATGCTCGTCTACTTCGCGCAGGAAGGGAGAGACTCCTGGTGCGCTCTCGAGGTCTTCGAGTGGCTGAAGAAGGAAGATAGAGTCGACGAGGAGATGATGGAGCTGATGGTTTCGATCATGTGCGGGTGGGTTAAGAAGCTGGTGGTGGAGGAGTGTGGTCCCGGGGAGGTGTTCGAGCTGTTGGTTGATATGGACTGTGTCGGGTTGAAGCCTGGGTTTAGTATGGTGGAGAAGGTTATTGCTTTGTATTGTGAGATGGGGAAGAAGGAGAGTGCTGTTCTGTTTGTGAAGGAGGTTTTGAGAAGGAGAGATGTTGTTGTTGGTTCTGAAGGGAGGAAAGGTGGGCCAAGTGGGTATCTTGCTTGGAAGATGATG GTTGATGGAGAGTATAAGAAGGCTGTTGATTTGGTTGTTGAGTTGAGACGCTCGGGGTTAAAGCCAGAAGCTTACAGCTATCTGATCGCGATGACAGGTGTTGTGAAAGAGCTGAACAGTCTTGGGAAGACGCTGCGGGAGTTGAAGCGATACACACGGGCTGGTCTTGTTGCTGAGATTGGTGATCACGATAGGTTGCTCATAGAGAAGTATCAGTCGGAGCTTGTATCATGTGGACTTGAGTTAGCAGCTTGGGCGATTCAGGAAGGGAAAGATAACGAGTCTATCGTCGGGGCGGTCCACGAGAGACTCTTGGCTATGTACATTTGCGCAGGGCGTGGACCTGAAGCGGAGAAGGAGCTCTGGGAGATGAAGTTCGCGGGGAGAGAACCTGAGACCGACCTCCACGACATTGTGATGGCCATCTGCGCTTCGCAGAGAGAGGGTGATGCGGTTTCGAGGCTTATGACGCGGGTGGAGTTCATGGGGAGTGAGGGAAAGAAGAAGACTCTGTCGTGGTTGCTAAGAGGGTATGTGAAAGGAGGGCACTTCGAAGAGGCTTCGGAGACGTTGGTGACGATGATCGACTCTGGTTTGTGTCCGGAGTATATCGATCGAGTGGCTGTGATGCAAGGGATGACGAGGAGGATCCAACGGCCAGGAGATGTTGAGGTGTATATGGGTCTGTGTAAGAAGCTGTTTGATGCTGGTTTGGTAGGACCTTGTCTTGTGTATATGTACATGGATAAATATAAGATGTGGATAGTGAAAATGATGTAA
- the LOC108853803 gene encoding LRR repeats and ubiquitin-like domain-containing protein At2g30105 has product MAETTIKLTIKFGGRSIPLSVSPDATTKDLKSLLQPITNVLPRGQKLIFKGKVLVETSTLKQSLVGDGAKIMLMASQGLHQGEGPVLKEASTRPISRTTVDQTKPGVLVDKNRTDRWKATGVIALAQANLKEIPEEVWECGSAARVLDIRENFIREVPARISSFVSIHKLFLQGNGLSDESIQWEGIASLKRLMLLSLSHNNLTVVPSEVGSLTSLRQLDVANNKLTSLPNEIGLLTQLEILKANNNRITSLPESIGDCSFLMEVDLSANMLSELPETVTKLRKLKTLELNNTGLTTLPSVLFKMCLQLSTLGLHNTEITVESLRQLEGWGEFDERRRTKHQKQIDFRVVGSGQFDEGADKSW; this is encoded by the exons ATGGCGGAAACCACCATCAAGCTCACAATCAAATTCGGAGGAAGATCGATACCACTTTCGGTATCACCTGACGCTACAACCAAAGACCTCAAGTCTCTTCTCCAACCCATCACCAACGTTCTTCCTCGTGGCCAGAAACTCATCTTCAAAG GTAAGGTCTTGGTAGAGACTTCGACTCTGAAGCAGTCTCTGGTGGGTGATGGTGCCAAGATCATGTTAATGGCTTCTCAAGGTCTTCATCAAGGG GAAGGACCAGTGCTTAAGGAAGCTAGTACAAGGCCAATATCTAGAACTACTGTAGATCAGACAAAACCTGGTGTTCTTGTAGATAAGAACCGTACTGATCGGTGGAAAGCCACAGGAGTTATTGCTTTAGCTCAAGCTAATTTGAAG GAAATACCTGAGGAAGTGTGGGAGTGTGGATCTGCAGCTAGAGTGCTTGACATTCGTGAGAACTTCATTCGAGAAGTACCTGCTCGAATCAGCTCTTTTGTCTCTATACAT AAACTGTTTCTTCAAGGGAATGGTCTGTCTGATGAATCAATTCAATGGGAAGGGATAGCATCTCTAAAGCGTCTGATGCTTCTCTCCCTTAGCCATAACAA TCTGACTGTTGTGCCATCAGAAGTGGGTTCACTGACGTCTCTTAGACAGCTTGATGTGGCCAACAACAAGTTGACAAGCTTACCTAACGAGATAGGACTTCTTACGCAGCTCGAGATTTTGAAAGCCAACAATAACAGGATAACTAGCCTTCCTGAGAGTATTGGAGACTGTTCCTTCCTCATGGAG GTTGATCTTTCTGCAAATATGCTATCAGAACTGCCCGAGACAGTCACAAAACTGCGTAAACTAAAG ACGCTGGAGCTGAACAACACGGGGTTAACGACTCTACCATCTGTGTTATTCAAGATGTGTTTGCAGCTGTCGACATTAGGACTCCACAACACAGAGATAACAGTTGAATCTCTCCGccag TTGGAAGGATGGGGTGAGTTTGATGAAAGACGACGTACGAAGCATCAGAAGCAGATTGATTTTAGGGTTGTCGGGTCTGGCCAATTCGACGAAGGCGCTGATAAATCTTGGTGA